One window of Trifolium pratense cultivar HEN17-A07 linkage group LG5, ARS_RC_1.1, whole genome shotgun sequence genomic DNA carries:
- the LOC123886113 gene encoding uncharacterized protein LOC123886113 has product MRTDILDEPENNDIIVPVDDRPYDPVKNVNKKKEIWRLGVIVDDMWIVTKGETKVSIELLVRDIKGNTIQVSILENDIDLWKTKLAEGNTYYMRNFRVHDNDQGFKMTTHKFRLTFVGATRVDEAHIPGIPKTLFNFKDFSEIQSDKFEPDLLVDAIGVIESSKKSVTATSTKKGNVVFTLKDLRDNVLHFTLWDGLSVEFINFYNQLTDMGPAVMIIKHARVKAPQGNKSSQLYDC; this is encoded by the exons ATGAGG ACAGACATATTGGATGAACCAGAAAACAATGACATTATCGTCCCGGTTGATGATAGACCATATGATCCGGTTAAGaatgttaacaaaaaaaaggaaatatggAGGCTAGGTGTCATTGTCGATGACATGTGGATTGTAACAAAGGGAGAAACTAAAGTTAGCATTGAGTTATTGGTCAGGGATATCAAG GGAAACACTATTCAAGTTTCAATATTGGAAAATGATATTGACTTATGGAAAACAAAGTTGGCCGAAGGAAACACCTATTACATGCGTAATTTTCGCGTTCATGACAATGATCAGGGTTTTAAAATGACTACGCACAAATTTCGGTTAACATTTGTTGGAGCCACGAGAGTTGATGAAGCTCACATTCCTGGAATTCCAAAAACCCTTTTCAACTTTAAGGATTTTTCTGAGATTCAGTCAGACAAATTTGAACCAGATCTTTTAGTTG ATGCAATTGGAGTCATCGAATCTAGTAAGAAGTCTGTTACTGCAACATCCACAAAAAAAGGGAATGTGGTGTTCACCCTGAAGGATTTAAG GGATAATGTTCTACATTTCACTCTTTGGGATGGTTTGTCTGTggaatttattaacttttacaACCAACTAACTGATATGGGTCCTGCTGTGATGATTATCAAACATGCACGCGTGAAGGCACCACAAGGTAATAAATCCTCACAATTGTATGATTGCTGA
- the LOC123884281 gene encoding ctenidin-1-like gives MKIKNYIIMFFLCALILISVVATESFKDENKFGATEESKTKIRTDGWKWEDLGNWGGWGLGENGGRGDKEGGHGRSGKDKDGKWEDLGNWGGWGLGENRGPGQKERGNVQGGSAQAEGGTGKERKGHRSRFSNGDSINLGHYGGWGSGLRSENGGRRRRP, from the exons ATGAAAATCAAGAATTATATCATCATGTTCTTTCTTTGTGCGCTAATTCTTATCTCTGTTGTGGCAACTGAGTCATTCAAAGATGAGAATAAat TTGGCGCAACAGAAGaatccaaaacaaaaattaggaCAGATGGTTGGAAATGGGAAGACTTGGGAAACTGGGGAGGATGGGGATTAGGAGAAAATGGAGGTCGGGGAGACAAAGAAGGTGGCCACGGCCGAAGCGGAAAAGACAAAGATGGGAAATGGGAAGACTTGGGAAACTGGGGAGGTTGGGGATTAGGAGAAAATAGAGGTCCAGGACAAAAAGAACGTGGAAATGTACAGGGAGGAAGTGCACAAGCAGAAGGTGGAACtggaaaagaaagaaagggcCACAGAAGTAGATTTTCTAATGGAGATTCGATAAATTTGGGACATTATGGAGGTTGGGGAAGTGGCTTAAGAAGCGAAAATGGAGGGCGTAGGAGACGCCCATGA